One segment of Anomalospiza imberbis isolate Cuckoo-Finch-1a 21T00152 chromosome 2, ASM3175350v1, whole genome shotgun sequence DNA contains the following:
- the ARL6 gene encoding ADP-ribosylation factor-like protein 6: MGLFDKLAGWLGLKKKEVHVLCLGLDNSGKTTIINKLKPSNAQTQDIVPTIGFSIEKFKTSSLSFTVFDMSGQGKYRDLWEHYYKEGQAIIFVIDSSDKLRMVVAKEELDTLLNHPDIKHRRLPILFFANKMDLRDAVSSVKVSQLLSLENIKDKPWHICASDALKGEGLQEGVDWLQGQMQAMKT, from the exons ATGGGATTGTTTGACAAGCTGGCAGGATGGCTAGGGCTGAAGAAAAAGGAGGTTCACGTCTTGTGCCTTGGCTTGGACAACAGCGGCAAAACAACGATCATCAATAAACTTAAACCCTCCAAT GCTCAAACTCAGGACATCGTTCCAACAATAGGATTCAGTATAGAGAAATTCAAAACTTCAAG TTTGTCTTTCACAGTGTTTGATATGTCAGGTCAAGGGAAATACAGAGACCTCTGGGAACACTACTACAA AGAAGGCCAAGCCATTATTTTTGTCATTGATAGCAGTGACAAATTAAGAATGGTCGTGGCCAAAGAAGAACTTGACACCCTTCTGAATCATCCAG ACATTAAGCACCGCCGGCTGCCTATTCTCTTCTTTGCTAACAAGATGGACCTCAGGGATGCAGTGTCATCTGTGAAAGTGTCTCAGTTGCTGTCCTTAGAAAACATCAAAGACAAGCCCTGGCATATCTG TGCCAGTGATGCTCTTAAAGGAGAAGGATTACAAGAAGGTGTGGATTGGCTCCAAG GTCAGATGCAAGCAATGAAGACATGA